From the genome of Geothrix sp. 21YS21S-4, one region includes:
- a CDS encoding aspartate ammonia-lyase: MDAITSVLRRCEIFSGLSDADLGVIAQAARRREVPAGTRLFEQGEPRAGAIVIAEGRVEISRDNGDGPEPVVILGPGDVAGEQSFLAGSTHTATGVALTPAVLLDLERDAVLQNLRGDGSAAIAVLSKVANVLHRRILYSATPRTGREQAYASGRTRTESDLIGPLDVPEDALFGVQTLRAVHNFPITGTPTSHFPAMIRALAMVKQAAARANASLDLLDPAIADAIDRASQEIIDGHWHGHFPTDMIQGGAGTSTNMNANEVIANRALELLGRRRGEYAHCHPNDHVNLGQSTNDVYPTALRLSAIFMLKNLLDAMDRLKAALHAKGREFSDVIKMGRTQLQDAVPMTLGQEFEAFAVTTGEDIQRLKETARLFLEVNMGGTAIGTGICADPRYPEVVVAELRKVTGLEVVLAENLVEATPDTGAFVMFSGVVKRAAVKLSKLCNDLRLLSSGPRCGFGEINLPPMQPGSSIMPGKVNPVIPEVVNQVAYQVIGNDLTITLAAEAGQLQLNVMEPVLAYSLATSLRTLTAAVNVLTTKCIVGITANRDRCRDLVEHSIGIVTAVMPAIGYKRATEVAKEALETGVPVRELILRKGYLSAAELDEALSLEAMTQPRPMR, translated from the coding sequence ATGGATGCCATTACGTCTGTCCTTCGCCGCTGCGAGATCTTCTCGGGGCTTTCCGACGCCGATCTGGGCGTGATCGCCCAGGCCGCCCGCCGCCGGGAGGTGCCCGCCGGAACGCGCCTGTTCGAGCAGGGCGAGCCCCGCGCCGGGGCCATCGTCATCGCCGAGGGGCGGGTGGAGATCAGCCGCGACAACGGGGACGGCCCCGAGCCGGTGGTCATCCTCGGCCCCGGCGACGTGGCGGGCGAACAATCCTTCCTGGCGGGCAGCACCCACACGGCCACCGGCGTGGCCCTCACCCCCGCCGTCCTCCTGGACCTCGAGCGGGACGCGGTCCTTCAGAACCTGCGCGGGGACGGCAGCGCCGCCATCGCCGTGCTCAGCAAAGTGGCCAACGTCCTCCACCGGCGCATCCTCTACTCGGCCACGCCGCGGACAGGCCGCGAGCAGGCCTACGCCAGCGGCCGGACCCGCACCGAATCCGACCTGATCGGCCCCCTGGACGTCCCAGAGGACGCCCTGTTCGGGGTCCAGACCCTGCGGGCCGTCCACAACTTCCCCATCACGGGGACGCCCACGAGCCACTTCCCCGCCATGATCCGCGCCCTGGCCATGGTCAAGCAGGCCGCCGCCCGGGCCAATGCCAGCCTCGACCTGCTGGATCCCGCCATCGCGGACGCCATCGACCGGGCCTCGCAGGAAATCATCGACGGCCACTGGCACGGCCACTTCCCCACGGACATGATCCAGGGCGGCGCCGGCACCTCCACCAACATGAACGCCAACGAGGTGATCGCCAACCGCGCCCTGGAGCTGCTGGGCCGCCGGCGCGGCGAGTACGCCCACTGCCATCCCAACGACCACGTGAACCTCGGGCAGAGCACCAACGACGTCTATCCCACGGCCCTGCGCCTGAGCGCGATCTTCATGCTGAAGAACCTGCTGGACGCCATGGATCGGCTCAAGGCCGCCCTCCACGCCAAGGGCCGCGAATTCTCCGACGTCATCAAGATGGGCCGCACCCAGCTCCAGGACGCCGTGCCCATGACCCTGGGCCAGGAATTCGAAGCCTTTGCCGTCACCACGGGCGAGGACATCCAGCGCCTGAAGGAGACCGCGCGCCTGTTCCTGGAAGTGAACATGGGCGGCACGGCCATCGGCACCGGCATCTGCGCCGATCCCCGCTATCCCGAAGTGGTGGTCGCCGAGCTGCGCAAGGTGACGGGCCTGGAAGTGGTGCTGGCCGAGAACCTGGTGGAGGCCACGCCGGACACCGGGGCCTTCGTGATGTTCTCCGGCGTGGTCAAGCGCGCCGCCGTGAAGCTCAGCAAGCTGTGCAACGACCTGCGCCTGCTCAGCAGCGGTCCCCGCTGCGGCTTCGGCGAGATCAACCTCCCGCCCATGCAGCCCGGAAGCAGCATCATGCCCGGCAAGGTGAATCCCGTGATCCCCGAGGTCGTGAACCAGGTGGCCTACCAGGTCATCGGGAACGACCTGACCATCACCCTCGCCGCCGAGGCCGGCCAGCTCCAGTTGAACGTGATGGAGCCGGTCCTCGCCTACAGCCTGGCCACCAGCCTGCGCACGCTGACGGCGGCGGTGAACGTGCTCACCACCAAGTGCATCGTGGGCATCACTGCCAACCGCGACCGCTGCCGCGATCTGGTCGAGCACAGCATCGGCATCGTCACCGCCGTGATGCCCGCCATCGGCTACAAGCGCGCCACGGAAGTGGCCAAGGAGGCCCTGGAGACGGGCGTTCCCGTCCGGGAACTGATCCTCCGCAAAGGCTACCTCAGCGCCGCCGAACTGGACGAGGCGCTCAGCCTGGAGGCCATGACGCAGCCGCGGCCCATGCGCTGA
- a CDS encoding DUF192 domain-containing protein, whose translation MRPFFAALLSLPLLAGGGGTVAFKQTAFMAEVASTEPEKAKGLMYRQSLAKDRCMFFVYGEDGSHAIWMKNCLIALDVAWVDAEGRVVETAEQVPPCSPMRGDDCPTYGGMVPARHFIEFPAGTFKRVGLKKGDRLGWDLQLDDGRAFRGGAGLPKAKKK comes from the coding sequence ATGCGCCCATTCTTCGCCGCCCTGCTGTCCCTGCCGCTGCTGGCGGGAGGCGGGGGTACCGTCGCCTTCAAGCAGACGGCGTTCATGGCCGAGGTGGCCTCCACGGAACCCGAGAAGGCCAAGGGCCTGATGTACCGCCAGAGCCTGGCGAAGGACCGCTGCATGTTCTTCGTCTACGGCGAGGACGGCAGCCACGCCATCTGGATGAAGAACTGCCTGATCGCCCTGGACGTGGCGTGGGTGGACGCCGAAGGGCGCGTGGTGGAGACCGCCGAGCAGGTCCCGCCCTGCAGCCCCATGCGCGGCGACGACTGCCCCACCTACGGCGGCATGGTGCCCGCCCGCCACTTCATCGAATTTCCCGCCGGCACCTTCAAGCGGGTGGGCCTGAAAAAGGGCGACCGGCTGGGTTGGGACCTCCAGCTGGACGACGGCCGGGCGTTCCGCGGCGGGGCGGGCCTGCCGAAGGCCAAGAAGAAGTAG
- a CDS encoding sulfite exporter TauE/SafE family protein, with product MLADSHPFLAGLGTGLCGGLLSGLFGVGGGSVMVPLLAAVLHLDQHRAQGATLAAMLLPTGLPAVLQYRSRGIHSSVRLVGVLVLAFLFGIYGGAQVANLIPSETLRWGYAAFLVFLALKTFSRAEPPAVDRSIEPLDLSTGLWSWGLPIGLLAGVVSGLTGLGGAVVVIPLLAARFRMTQHEAQLTSLMMLLPPIGLPGVYVYAKAQGGLPWVVIAGVAGGFAVGALAGARAATRIRGARLKQSYAVVLLLMALLVALRGR from the coding sequence GTGCTCGCGGATTCGCACCCCTTTCTGGCCGGCCTGGGAACGGGGCTGTGCGGGGGGCTTCTCTCGGGGCTGTTCGGCGTGGGAGGCGGAAGCGTGATGGTCCCGCTCCTGGCCGCGGTCCTGCACCTCGACCAGCACCGCGCGCAGGGGGCCACCCTCGCGGCCATGCTGCTGCCCACGGGACTGCCCGCCGTGCTCCAGTACCGCAGCCGGGGGATCCACAGCAGCGTGCGGCTGGTGGGCGTTCTGGTCCTGGCTTTCCTGTTCGGGATCTACGGCGGGGCGCAGGTCGCCAACCTCATTCCCTCCGAGACCCTCCGCTGGGGGTACGCCGCCTTCCTGGTGTTCCTCGCCCTCAAGACCTTCTCCCGGGCGGAACCGCCGGCGGTGGACCGCAGCATCGAGCCCCTGGACCTGTCCACGGGCCTGTGGTCCTGGGGCCTTCCCATCGGTCTGCTGGCGGGGGTGGTGTCGGGCCTGACGGGCTTGGGCGGCGCGGTGGTGGTGATTCCCCTGCTGGCGGCGCGGTTCCGGATGACCCAGCACGAAGCGCAGCTCACCAGCCTGATGATGCTGCTTCCGCCCATCGGCCTGCCGGGGGTCTACGTGTACGCCAAGGCCCAGGGCGGGCTGCCGTGGGTGGTGATCGCGGGCGTGGCAGGGGGATTCGCGGTCGGGGCCCTCGCCGGCGCCCGCGCGGCCACCCGGATCCGGGGCGCCAGGCTGAAGCAGAGCTACGCGGTGGTGTTGCTCCTGATGGCTCTGCTGGTGGCCCTGCGGGGACGCTAG
- a CDS encoding aminotransferase class V-fold PLP-dependent enzyme: MSAPPLAPALFDLDPARLWVMHCSEGPIPRAAAEAAAAFLGKELRPWEVRWEEDFQGLPSAARREGAALLGGRPEDVSLCASTSTGLLAVAQGFPWHAGDEVVAPLGEFPSNAWPWLALRNRGVAFREVPLWEGHSAGAEAWASAPPTLGVNPEARLLEALGPRTRILAVSWVRFQDGLKLDLGRLAAGCRERGVHLVVDGIQAAGTVPGNLEGLAAFATGVHKGLLAPQGLGLLWTEEAFRQSLSPSGTWLSVEEATDFSRPSTDFNRAWLPDGRSLEPGGPNLLLTSALGESLRLINGAGVPAISAHVGELQRRLLAGLRGSSWAADAERLEALLGAGRLGSILGFHHEGRGADRMQALLHSGYRHGVFASVREGYLRIAFHGFHTEADADRVAAWLSETAS, translated from the coding sequence ATGAGCGCTCCCCCCCTCGCTCCGGCCCTGTTCGACCTGGATCCGGCCCGGCTGTGGGTGATGCACTGCTCCGAAGGACCCATTCCCCGCGCCGCGGCGGAGGCGGCAGCCGCGTTTCTCGGCAAGGAGCTGCGGCCCTGGGAGGTGCGCTGGGAGGAGGATTTCCAGGGCCTGCCCTCGGCGGCGCGGCGGGAGGGCGCGGCCCTGCTCGGCGGCCGGCCCGAGGACGTCAGCCTGTGCGCCAGCACCTCCACCGGCCTTCTGGCGGTGGCCCAGGGCTTTCCGTGGCACGCGGGAGACGAGGTGGTGGCGCCGCTGGGCGAGTTCCCCTCCAACGCGTGGCCCTGGCTGGCCCTTCGCAACCGAGGCGTGGCGTTCCGCGAGGTGCCGCTGTGGGAGGGCCACTCCGCCGGGGCTGAAGCCTGGGCCAGCGCGCCGCCCACGCTGGGGGTGAACCCCGAGGCCCGGCTGCTGGAGGCCCTGGGACCCCGCACGCGGATCCTTGCCGTCTCCTGGGTGCGCTTCCAGGACGGGCTCAAGCTCGACCTGGGGCGGCTCGCGGCGGGCTGCCGGGAGCGGGGCGTCCACCTGGTGGTGGACGGGATCCAGGCCGCAGGAACCGTGCCCGGAAACCTGGAGGGGCTGGCCGCGTTCGCCACCGGCGTCCACAAGGGCCTGCTGGCGCCCCAGGGGCTGGGCCTCCTGTGGACGGAAGAGGCGTTTCGACAGTCCTTGTCGCCTTCGGGCACATGGCTGTCGGTGGAGGAGGCCACGGACTTCTCGCGGCCGTCCACGGACTTCAACCGCGCCTGGTTGCCGGATGGCCGATCGCTGGAGCCGGGCGGTCCCAATCTGCTGCTGACCTCCGCCCTCGGAGAATCCCTCCGCCTGATCAACGGCGCGGGCGTGCCCGCCATCTCCGCTCATGTGGGCGAACTCCAGCGGCGGCTCCTGGCGGGACTGCGCGGGTCCTCGTGGGCCGCCGACGCCGAGCGCCTGGAAGCGCTTCTGGGGGCCGGACGCCTGGGCTCCATCCTCGGCTTCCATCACGAAGGCCGCGGCGCGGACCGCATGCAGGCGCTCCTTCACAGCGGCTACCGCCACGGCGTCTTCGCGTCGGTGCGCGAGGGCTACCTCCGCATCGCCTTCCACGGGTTCCACACGGAGGCCGACGCGGATCGCGTCGCGGCGTGGCTCAGCGAAACAGCCAGCTGA
- the thyX gene encoding FAD-dependent thymidylate synthase, whose protein sequence is MANPEIKVLDKGFVRLVDHMGSDLSVVNAARVSFGKKKEAFEDGDAKLVAYLAEHEHTSPFRHTALTLHVKAPIFVFRQWMKHRIGSEFNEISGRYVEFPEDEFFVPAAFRRQAKVNKQGSEGEIDAANRGRAQESYLESCRGAVTHYKELLTLGVCREQARCVLPVALYSEVYWTVSLQAVAHFIRLRADGHAQWEIQQYAAAVREVVEPLYPVGLKALLAAGRG, encoded by the coding sequence ATGGCGAATCCCGAGATCAAGGTGCTGGACAAGGGCTTCGTCCGCCTCGTGGACCACATGGGCTCCGACCTGTCGGTGGTGAACGCGGCGCGGGTGTCCTTCGGGAAGAAGAAGGAGGCCTTCGAGGACGGCGACGCGAAGCTGGTGGCCTATCTGGCGGAGCACGAGCACACCTCGCCCTTCCGCCATACGGCGCTGACGCTGCACGTGAAGGCGCCGATCTTCGTGTTCCGGCAGTGGATGAAGCATCGGATCGGATCGGAGTTCAACGAGATCAGCGGCCGCTACGTGGAGTTTCCGGAGGACGAGTTCTTCGTCCCTGCCGCGTTCCGCCGCCAGGCGAAGGTGAACAAGCAGGGCAGCGAGGGCGAGATCGACGCAGCGAATCGCGGCCGGGCGCAGGAGAGCTACCTGGAGAGCTGTCGCGGCGCCGTGACCCACTACAAGGAACTGCTGACCCTGGGCGTCTGCCGCGAGCAGGCCCGCTGCGTCCTGCCGGTGGCGCTGTACTCGGAGGTCTACTGGACCGTCAGCCTGCAGGCCGTGGCCCACTTCATCCGCCTGCGGGCGGACGGCCACGCCCAGTGGGAGATCCAGCAGTACGCCGCCGCGGTGCGCGAAGTGGTGGAACCCCTCTATCCCGTGGGCCTCAAGGCCCTGCTGGCGGCGGGTCGGGGATGA
- a CDS encoding acyl-CoA carboxylase subunit beta, producing MSFEKKIELLKAKHAQALAGGGEARIAKQHEGGKLTARERIAAFLDEGSFEEVDALVVHRNWGVEKIPGDGVIAGVGRVDGRPVAVFAQDFTVFGGSLSEAYARKICKVMDLAMKVGCPVVGLNDSGGARIQEGVVSLGGYADIFLRNTLASGVIPQLSLIMGPCAGGAVYSPAITDFITMVRGTSYMFVTGPDVIKAVTHEEVTKEELGGAATHAAKSGVAHFVTPNDLAALAHARELLSFLPSNNLGEAPRRAPKAAMPVENPELDQIIPEDPSKPYDIRDIIRGVVDDAHFFEVHEAFAPNLVVGFARIDGRSVGVVANQPAFYAGVLDIASSEKGARFVRFCDAFNIPLITFEDVPGFLPGVTQEHGGIIRHGAKLLFAFCEATVPKITIITRKAYGGAYCVMASKHIRTDFNFAYPTAEIAVMGAEGAMNVLHGKSIAIAPDPAARKAELVAEYNEKFANPYIAAEHGFVDEVILPRDTRRKLIKALAFLETKRDTMPPKKHGNIPL from the coding sequence ATGTCCTTCGAGAAGAAGATCGAGCTATTGAAGGCCAAGCACGCCCAGGCCCTGGCCGGGGGCGGCGAAGCGCGGATCGCGAAACAGCACGAAGGCGGAAAGCTCACCGCCCGGGAGCGGATCGCGGCGTTCCTCGACGAGGGCTCATTCGAGGAAGTGGACGCGCTGGTGGTCCACCGGAACTGGGGCGTGGAGAAGATTCCCGGGGACGGCGTCATCGCGGGCGTCGGGCGGGTGGACGGCCGCCCGGTGGCTGTGTTCGCCCAGGACTTCACCGTGTTCGGCGGTTCGCTCAGCGAAGCCTACGCCCGGAAGATCTGCAAGGTGATGGACCTGGCCATGAAGGTGGGCTGCCCGGTGGTCGGGCTCAACGACAGCGGGGGCGCGCGCATCCAGGAGGGCGTCGTCTCTCTCGGCGGCTACGCGGACATCTTCCTGCGCAATACGCTCGCCTCGGGCGTCATTCCCCAGCTCAGCCTGATCATGGGGCCCTGCGCCGGCGGCGCCGTCTACAGCCCCGCCATCACGGACTTCATCACGATGGTGCGGGGGACGAGCTACATGTTCGTCACCGGCCCCGACGTCATCAAGGCCGTGACGCACGAGGAGGTCACCAAAGAGGAGTTGGGCGGCGCCGCCACCCACGCAGCGAAATCCGGCGTGGCCCACTTCGTCACCCCCAATGACCTGGCCGCCCTGGCCCACGCCCGCGAGCTGCTGTCCTTCCTTCCCAGCAACAACCTGGGCGAGGCTCCCCGCCGCGCCCCAAAAGCCGCCATGCCCGTGGAGAATCCGGAGCTGGACCAAATCATTCCCGAGGATCCCTCCAAGCCCTACGACATCCGCGACATCATCCGCGGGGTGGTGGACGACGCCCATTTCTTTGAGGTGCACGAAGCCTTCGCGCCCAACCTGGTGGTGGGATTCGCGCGCATCGACGGGCGCAGCGTGGGCGTGGTGGCCAATCAGCCCGCCTTCTACGCCGGCGTTCTCGATATCGCGTCCAGCGAAAAGGGCGCCCGCTTCGTCCGCTTCTGCGACGCCTTCAACATCCCGCTCATCACCTTCGAGGACGTGCCCGGCTTCCTGCCCGGCGTCACCCAGGAGCACGGCGGCATCATCCGCCACGGCGCCAAACTGCTGTTCGCCTTCTGCGAGGCGACCGTCCCAAAGATCACCATCATCACCCGCAAGGCCTACGGCGGCGCCTACTGCGTGATGGCCAGCAAGCACATCCGCACGGACTTCAACTTCGCCTATCCCACCGCGGAGATCGCCGTGATGGGCGCCGAGGGCGCCATGAACGTGCTGCACGGCAAATCCATCGCCATCGCCCCCGATCCCGCCGCCCGCAAGGCGGAACTGGTGGCCGAGTACAACGAGAAGTTCGCCAACCCCTACATCGCCGCCGAGCACGGCTTCGTGGACGAAGTCATCCTTCCCCGCGACACGCGCCGGAAGCTGATCAAGGCCCTGGCCTTCCTCGAAACCAAGCGGGACACCATGCCTCCCAAGAAGCACGGGAACATTCCGCTGTAG
- a CDS encoding DUF5916 domain-containing protein, which translates to MRSFALPPLVLPLLCAHLIAVGPDAGLRALRTREAIRLDGRLDEAVWREAACASDFTQEWPQRGRPARQRTEVRCLYDDRFLYVGARMHHDRALDGGRATVVRRLHRRDQDSQGDWFGVALDTTCDRRTALVFEVNAAGVQKDQVIYGDTTFDASWDGVWESAVSTDEEGWTAELKIPLSLLRFRAGGGPLAWGVNFSRVDQGALRESTRWKVVPRGENGFVSRFPDLTGLEGLAPQPRREFIPYLGASRKFETARAFDDRRFEGRAGLDARWSPDSHSQVDLSVRPDFGQVEVDQTVLNLGTVETFFPEKRPFFLEGMDVFRVAGPDLLYSRRIGHGLSDPDLNPGETLQDRPGATDITAAAKYTAKYASGTNLGILGASVEPARATLQDAEGRSFPREISPLSNFGVVRVQQLMDGRGSYLGGFVSEMRQAGPEGRAAQVQAVDGAYTTQDRGGLLEATLVRSQAGPKDDQAQGWRGRLRAHGEWRSGWSAEFQAINASRDYDPNDVGYLNRADERKTYAELARRWDRTWGVLRNWEWGVAHTAAQDQAGRTFQRSLNTWARTDFTNFVSLWGGGGVDLAADDDRELRTYTEPCKKYLARPSLPWANLGIDTPGNRPWYLKLTTSRSWSEGGPSTDATLFQIVKPADRMELQFSTSISREEGELKWLETPATTPIVGLRRLSQFNQTLRVAYAFHPNLTVQLFSQWLAANWNYRDLKHYVDDQTLASGLPDDQPLGTSPETAFSYRTWNVNLITRWEFRPGSAFFLVYTHGASTDALINDRASLSPRPDLAILRRLPSDDIVQAKISWLFR; encoded by the coding sequence ATGCGTTCCTTCGCTTTGCCGCCCTTGGTCCTTCCCCTGCTCTGCGCGCATCTCATCGCGGTGGGCCCGGACGCGGGCCTTCGCGCCCTGCGCACCCGAGAGGCCATCCGCCTCGACGGCCGCCTGGACGAGGCCGTCTGGCGGGAAGCGGCCTGCGCCTCGGACTTCACGCAGGAGTGGCCCCAGCGCGGCCGGCCCGCCCGGCAGCGCACCGAGGTGCGCTGCCTCTACGACGACCGCTTCCTCTACGTGGGCGCGCGGATGCACCACGACCGCGCCCTCGACGGCGGCCGCGCCACGGTGGTGCGCCGGCTCCACCGCCGAGACCAGGACAGTCAGGGGGACTGGTTCGGCGTGGCCCTGGACACCACCTGCGACCGCCGCACCGCCCTCGTCTTCGAGGTGAACGCCGCCGGCGTGCAGAAGGACCAAGTCATCTACGGCGACACCACCTTCGACGCGAGCTGGGACGGCGTATGGGAAAGCGCCGTCTCCACGGACGAGGAGGGCTGGACGGCGGAGTTGAAGATCCCGCTGTCCCTGCTCCGCTTCCGGGCCGGCGGCGGCCCGCTCGCCTGGGGCGTGAACTTCAGCCGCGTGGATCAGGGCGCGCTGCGGGAATCGACCCGCTGGAAGGTGGTGCCCCGCGGCGAGAACGGATTCGTCAGCCGCTTCCCGGACCTCACGGGCCTGGAGGGCCTGGCGCCCCAGCCGCGGCGGGAGTTCATCCCCTACCTGGGCGCCTCCCGGAAATTCGAAACCGCCCGCGCCTTCGACGACCGCCGGTTCGAAGGGCGCGCCGGCTTGGACGCCCGCTGGAGCCCCGATTCCCACAGCCAAGTGGACCTCTCCGTCCGCCCCGACTTCGGGCAGGTGGAGGTGGACCAGACGGTGCTCAACCTCGGCACCGTGGAGACCTTCTTCCCCGAGAAGCGGCCGTTCTTCCTCGAAGGCATGGACGTGTTCCGGGTGGCGGGGCCCGATCTCCTCTACAGCCGTCGAATTGGACATGGATTGTCCGATCCGGATCTGAATCCTGGCGAGACCTTGCAGGACCGGCCCGGCGCCACCGACATCACCGCCGCCGCGAAGTACACCGCCAAGTACGCGTCGGGCACCAACCTCGGGATCCTGGGCGCCAGCGTGGAACCGGCGCGCGCCACGCTCCAGGACGCGGAAGGCAGGTCCTTCCCGCGCGAGATCTCCCCCCTTTCCAACTTCGGCGTGGTCCGCGTCCAGCAGTTGATGGACGGGCGCGGGAGCTACCTCGGCGGGTTCGTGTCGGAGATGCGGCAGGCCGGCCCCGAAGGGCGCGCCGCCCAGGTCCAGGCGGTGGACGGGGCCTACACGACGCAGGACCGCGGGGGCCTGCTGGAGGCCACCCTCGTCCGCAGCCAGGCGGGGCCCAAGGACGACCAGGCCCAGGGCTGGCGCGGCCGGCTGCGGGCCCACGGGGAATGGCGCAGCGGCTGGAGCGCGGAGTTCCAGGCCATCAACGCCAGCCGCGACTACGATCCCAACGACGTGGGCTACCTCAACCGCGCGGACGAGCGGAAGACCTACGCCGAACTCGCGCGCCGCTGGGATCGCACCTGGGGCGTCCTGCGCAACTGGGAGTGGGGCGTGGCCCACACCGCCGCCCAGGACCAGGCGGGGCGCACGTTCCAGCGCAGCCTCAACACCTGGGCCCGCACCGACTTCACCAACTTCGTCTCCCTGTGGGGCGGCGGCGGCGTGGACCTGGCCGCCGACGACGATCGGGAGCTGCGCACCTACACGGAGCCCTGCAAGAAGTACCTGGCCCGGCCCAGCCTGCCCTGGGCGAACCTCGGCATCGACACGCCGGGCAACCGGCCGTGGTACCTCAAGCTCACCACCAGCCGCTCCTGGTCGGAGGGCGGGCCGTCCACGGATGCCACCCTGTTCCAGATCGTGAAGCCCGCGGACCGGATGGAGCTCCAGTTCTCGACCTCCATCAGCCGGGAGGAAGGCGAGCTGAAGTGGCTGGAGACGCCCGCCACCACACCCATCGTGGGCCTCCGCCGCCTCAGCCAGTTCAACCAGACCCTGCGCGTGGCCTACGCGTTTCATCCCAACCTGACCGTCCAGCTGTTCAGCCAGTGGCTGGCCGCCAACTGGAACTACCGCGACCTGAAGCACTACGTGGACGACCAGACCCTGGCCTCGGGCCTGCCCGACGACCAGCCGCTGGGCACCAGTCCCGAGACCGCCTTCAGCTACCGCACCTGGAACGTGAACCTGATCACGCGCTGGGAATTCCGGCCGGGCTCCGCCTTCTTCCTGGTCTACACCCACGGGGCGAGCACGGACGCCCTCATCAACGACCGGGCCAGCCTGTCGCCCCGCCCGGACCTCGCCATCCTCCGCCGCCTCCCGTCGGACGACATCGTCCAGGCCAAGATCAGCTGGCTGTTTCGCTGA
- the fsa gene encoding fructose-6-phosphate aldolase, protein MQFFIDTANIDEIKRIHALGVLDGVTTNPSLIAKETGKPFEAIIEEICAIVDGPISAEVIGLEAPGMIEEGRRLSKIHRNVVVKLPLIAEGLKACKALSAEGIRTNVTLCFSATQALMAAKAGATYVSPFVGRLDDINLDGMELIREIAAIYENYGFETQVLAASIRQPRHVTDAALAGAHVATIPTKVFDQMLKHPLTDKGVEGFLADWKKSGR, encoded by the coding sequence ATGCAGTTCTTCATCGACACCGCCAACATCGACGAGATCAAGCGCATCCACGCGTTGGGGGTCCTCGACGGCGTGACCACCAACCCCAGTCTCATCGCCAAGGAGACGGGCAAGCCCTTCGAGGCCATCATCGAGGAGATCTGCGCGATCGTGGATGGTCCCATCAGCGCCGAGGTGATCGGGCTGGAGGCGCCGGGGATGATCGAGGAGGGCCGCCGCCTGTCGAAGATCCACCGGAACGTGGTGGTGAAGCTGCCGCTCATCGCGGAAGGACTGAAGGCCTGCAAAGCGCTCAGCGCGGAGGGGATCCGCACCAACGTGACCCTGTGCTTCAGCGCCACCCAGGCCCTGATGGCCGCCAAGGCCGGCGCCACCTACGTGTCCCCCTTCGTGGGCCGCCTGGACGACATCAACCTCGACGGGATGGAATTGATCCGCGAGATCGCCGCCATCTACGAGAACTACGGCTTCGAGACGCAGGTCCTGGCCGCCAGCATCCGCCAGCCCCGCCACGTGACCGACGCCGCCCTCGCCGGCGCCCACGTCGCCACCATCCCCACCAAGGTCTTCGACCAGATGCTCAAGCACCCCCTCACCGACAAGGGCGTCGAAGGCTTCCTGGCGGACTGGAAAAAGAGCGGGCGCTGA
- the queA gene encoding tRNA preQ1(34) S-adenosylmethionine ribosyltransferase-isomerase QueA: MLRSDFHFDLPPDLIAQHPAKDRDGARLLVVDAPSGTWSHRGIRDLPELVPTGSLCIPNDVRVRHARLFLRRSGGGAGEALLLRSLGEGRFEALIRPGARLKPGASATVVDPASGAELARLDVLETLPEGLRRVRVHADHGLDWDEIDRIGRLPLPPYIEHAAEAEDETRYQTVFAAAEGEAVAAPTAGLHFTPALISALESRGCGWHPVRLHVGLGTFRPMTADRLEDHAMHEERFEIPAATAVALEPVLRDRSRPVLCVGTTSLRTLEGAWDGASLAREGATRLFITPGYCLRTADHLLTNFHLPESTLFVLVSALLGLDLAQAAYAEAVKARYRFFSYGDAMLILNARSSG, encoded by the coding sequence ATGCTGCGGTCGGACTTCCACTTCGATCTCCCCCCGGATCTCATCGCGCAGCACCCCGCGAAGGACCGCGACGGCGCGCGGCTGCTGGTGGTGGACGCCCCGTCCGGCACCTGGTCGCACCGCGGGATCCGCGACCTTCCAGAGCTCGTGCCCACGGGCAGCCTGTGCATCCCCAACGACGTGCGGGTGCGCCACGCCCGGCTGTTCCTGCGGCGGTCGGGCGGAGGCGCGGGAGAGGCCCTCCTGTTGCGCAGCCTGGGCGAAGGCCGCTTCGAGGCCCTGATCCGCCCCGGCGCTCGGCTGAAACCCGGCGCATCGGCCACGGTGGTGGATCCCGCTTCCGGCGCGGAACTGGCCCGGCTCGACGTCCTGGAGACGCTCCCCGAAGGCCTGCGGAGGGTGCGGGTCCACGCGGATCACGGCCTCGACTGGGACGAGATCGACCGGATCGGCCGGCTGCCCCTGCCGCCCTACATCGAGCACGCGGCGGAAGCCGAGGACGAGACCCGCTACCAGACCGTGTTCGCCGCGGCGGAAGGCGAAGCGGTGGCGGCCCCCACGGCGGGGCTCCACTTCACGCCCGCGCTGATCTCCGCCCTCGAATCGCGCGGTTGCGGCTGGCATCCGGTGCGGCTCCACGTGGGGCTCGGCACCTTCCGGCCCATGACCGCCGACCGCCTCGAAGACCACGCCATGCACGAGGAGCGCTTCGAGATCCCCGCGGCCACGGCCGTCGCCCTGGAGCCCGTCCTGCGGGACCGCTCCCGGCCCGTGCTGTGCGTGGGCACAACCTCCCTGCGCACCCTCGAAGGCGCCTGGGACGGCGCGAGCCTGGCGCGGGAGGGCGCCACGCGGCTGTTCATCACGCCCGGCTACTGCCTCCGCACCGCCGACCACCTGCTGACGAACTTCCACCTGCCGGAGAGCACCCTGTTCGTCCTGGTGTCGGCGCTCCTGGGCCTCGACCTCGCCCAGGCGGCCTACGCCGAAGCGGTGAAGGCGCGGTACCGGTTCTTCAGCTACGGCGACGCCATGCTGATCTTGAACGCGCGGTCGTCCGGCTAG